A genomic window from Spirochaetota bacterium includes:
- a CDS encoding HAMP domain-containing protein, whose translation MTLKNKILIILSLCLLLCVGAYFIISSTFANFEKQLFEKCRIEALVGARVMSELIEMMIDTHILTKEQIFDRNYIPIPNTNPQKFRTRYDAIFDRYIQKIEDEFLKDEDLEFAALVDINGYLPTHNSKYAKQETADPVYNLKYSRSKRIFNDMVGINAARFIGPGTLKQLYNRDTGEVMWDIAAPVFVKGEHFGAFRVGVSLKRINELKNQMIIIVGMTILVILSITMLMLFLILPRKLYDTDLDIPQY comes from the coding sequence ATGACACTGAAAAATAAAATTTTAATTATTTTAAGTCTTTGCCTGTTACTGTGCGTTGGTGCGTATTTCATCATATCAAGCACATTTGCCAACTTTGAAAAGCAGCTTTTTGAAAAATGCCGCATTGAGGCACTGGTTGGTGCACGCGTCATGAGTGAACTGATTGAGATGATGATTGATACACACATCCTTACCAAAGAACAGATTTTTGACCGAAATTACATCCCCATACCAAATACAAACCCACAGAAGTTCAGAACCAGATATGACGCCATATTTGACCGCTATATTCAGAAAATTGAAGACGAATTTTTGAAAGATGAAGATCTGGAATTTGCAGCACTTGTTGATATAAATGGATATCTACCCACACATAATAGCAAGTATGCAAAACAAGAAACAGCTGACCCTGTTTACAACCTAAAATACAGCCGATCAAAACGCATATTTAATGACATGGTGGGAATAAATGCTGCTCGCTTTATTGGGCCGGGTACTTTAAAACAACTGTATAACCGCGATACTGGTGAAGTTATGTGGGACATTGCTGCACCTGTCTTTGTTAAAGGAGAACATTTTGGAGCTTTTAGAGTTGGAGTGTCATTAAAGCGTATTAATGAATTAAAAAATCAAATGATTATTATTGTGGGTATGACCATACTTGTCATTTTAAGCATAACCATGCTTATGCTATTTTTAATTTTGCCCCGAAAGCTTTACGATACAGATCTGGATATACCACAGTATTAA
- the folE2 gene encoding GTP cyclohydrolase FolE2, which produces MPRRSLKDIQSQPDDRNLPINKVGVKDITYPVVVLDRADGLQHTVARINMYVDLPEHFRGTHMSRFVEVLNRYQGGISTKNVRDILEDLKKELNAKTSHVNIEFPYFITKVAPVSGEKSKMDYICILQGDSSVDYYTLQVKVPLLSVCPCSKEISQYGAHNQRSVVSVSVRAREILWIEELIELVEECGSSQIYALLKREDEKFITERSYENPVFVEDIVRNVALRLLSHPKVLWFLVETESMESIHNHSAYAQIEIDKSKTKKA; this is translated from the coding sequence ATGCCGCGAAGAAGTTTAAAAGATATACAATCACAGCCGGATGACAGAAATTTGCCAATTAACAAGGTTGGCGTTAAGGACATTACCTATCCGGTTGTGGTGCTTGATCGTGCTGATGGGTTGCAACATACCGTTGCACGCATCAACATGTATGTGGATTTGCCAGAGCATTTCCGTGGAACACATATGTCACGCTTTGTTGAGGTACTTAACCGATACCAGGGTGGTATAAGCACCAAAAATGTCCGTGACATCCTGGAAGATTTAAAGAAAGAGCTTAATGCAAAGACATCCCATGTCAATATTGAATTTCCTTATTTCATAACAAAGGTGGCACCGGTAAGTGGTGAAAAATCAAAAATGGATTATATATGTATTCTGCAGGGTGATTCTTCGGTTGATTACTACACGTTGCAGGTGAAGGTGCCGCTTCTCTCCGTGTGCCCATGTTCAAAAGAGATAAGCCAGTATGGTGCACACAATCAACGCAGCGTAGTTAGTGTTTCGGTACGTGCACGAGAAATACTCTGGATTGAAGAGCTAATTGAACTGGTTGAAGAATGCGGTTCAAGCCAGATATATGCACTGCTAAAGCGTGAAGATGAAAAATTCATTACCGAGCGTTCGTATGAAAATCCTGTATTTGTTGAAGATATTGTACGCAATGTAGCATTACGGTTGCTATCGCATCCAAAGGTATTATGGTTTCTTGTGGAAACCGAGAGCATGGAGTCAATACACAATCACTCTGCGTATGCACAGATAGAAATAGATAAATCTAAGACAAAAAAAGCTTAG